The Alnus glutinosa chromosome 10, dhAlnGlut1.1, whole genome shotgun sequence DNA window TGTGATTGCCATAGTTGGCATGGGGGGAATTGGTAAAACCACCCTTGCCCAACTTGTTTATAATGATGACAGGCTGAAGGGCCATTTTGAGCATAAAGCATGGGTTTGTGTTTCAGATCCATTTAACGTGTTCGTGGTCATGAGAACAATTATAGAGGCAGTAACTCGATCACCTTGTGATATTAAGGATAATTTAGATCAACTTCAAAATGATCTCAAGGAGAGATTAACAGGAAAGAAATTCCTAGTTGTTTTAGACGATGTTTGGGAGAAGAATGATGCCAAATGGATGGTCTTACGTAATGCTCTTAAATTTGGGGCACAAGGAAGTAAGGTTATTATAACAACACGCAATCATGAGGTGGCAAGAATCATGGACGGTAAAGTCCATCCTATAACTGATTTATCAAAAGAAGATTGTTGGTCACTATTTGCAAAATATGCATTCCCCAATGGTAACTTTAATGCATATCCACAACTTAAAGAAATAGGAAGCCAAATTGTAGAAAAGTGCAGAGGCTTACCTTTAGCAATCACTGCAATTGGGGGTCTTTTGCGGTCTAATTTATGTGTTAATGAATGGGATAAGATATTGAGGAGTGAATTATGGGATTCACCAATTAAACATACAGACATTCTTCCTGCTCTAATTTTAAGTTATAAATATCTTCCGCCACCTCTAAGGCGATGCTTTGCATACTGCTCCATATTTCCAAAGGGTTATGCTTTCAAAAAAGATCAATTAGTCTCATTATGGATGGCGGAAGGTTTTTTGCCACAACCCCAAAACATAACAATGGAAGAAGTTGGTGATGAATACTTCCTTGCTCTTGTATCGAGATCGTTATTTCGACAATCCAAGAGCGATGGGCGTGATGAATATGTAAGGCGTGATATTGTCATAGATGAGCACGATAAATATGTAATGCATGATCTTGTCAGCGATTTGGCAAAGTTTATATCTAAGGAGTTCACTTTATGCCACAAAGATGACTATTCTCGTGAAATTCTGAGCAAGACTCgccatttttcttcttcccaaAATTTTGATATTAAGAAGTTAGAAACCTTTCATGAATCTATGAGGTTGCGCACTTTCATACAGTTgaattatttaaatgatttctcaattttttctttcagaTCTGGAATCAAATTTTTATCACCGATGATAAGATGCTTACGGGTCCTTATTCTTTCTTGGGATATAAGTGAGTTGCCAGACTCAATTGGTAAATTTAAACATTTACGTTATTTGAGACTTCTTAGCCTTGGGATTAGAAGGTTGCCTGATTCCATATGTAAATTGTGCAATTTGCAAATATTGGATGTATCACATTGTAGGCATCTTGCTGCCTTGCCAAGAGATATGCATAAACTCATTAATTTGCGTCATCTTGATATTACTGAAACTTGGATAATAGAGATGCCAATAAATTTGGGTAAACTAAAATGTCTTCAAACGTTATCTACATTTTTTGTCGGCAAACATAGTGGATATGGCATTGAAGAGCTAGGAAAACTTACAAATCTTCGGGGATCACTTTCTATTTTGAAGCTCCAAAATGTTGAATCTCCTGCAGATGCTGAGGGTGTAAATTTGAGGGATATGAAGTTCCTTGAGAAATTGGTATTGGAGTGGGAAGTTGATACGAATGCTTCAGCAAGTCATAAAATTGTTCTTAATAGTCTCCAGCCCTATACAAACTTGGAAAGCCTCACTATCAAAAGCTATGGTGGTATAAGTTTTCCAGATTGGGTTGGGGATGCTTCATTCTCTAATATAGCATCCCTTCGTCTAGAAAACTGTAAATTTTGTTGTAACTTACCACCACTTGGACAACTACCCTCTCTGCAATACCTCTTGATTGTTGGGTTGGCTGGAGTTGTTACGATAGATTGTCAGTTTTATGGCAGTGGATCTCCTTCAATGAAGCCATTTGGAGCCTTGAAATATCTACGGTTCTCTGATATGTTAGAGTGGAAGGAATGGTCTCCTTTTGAGGCTAAAAATGAAGGTCAAGCTTTTCCTAATCTTAGAGATCTTTACATTTCTAATTGCCCTAAGCTTACAAGTGGGTTGCCCGCCCACCTTCCTTATTTAGCCGAACTTTCCATTGATAATTGTCCCCAGCTGGTGGCTTCAATCCCTAGGGCTTCTTCTCTATGTAAACTgaagttttcaaattgcaatatGGTTCTATTAAACGAATCGCCGACTGGAATACAGGAGCTTAGCATCGAAATCTGTTGGAAGTTAGAGCTCCCAATGCACCTAAACTATTCATCCCTTGATATTTTGACGTTGGACGGTTGTGGCTTTCTCAAGTCCTTTCCATTGTTCCCAAAGCTTCGTCTTGTGGAAATCTCAAATTGTGAGGATCTAGAATCTCTTACAATTGGAGAACAACATGAGCAAGATTTACTCCTTTTACAGATAAAAATCTATCGGTGCCCgaattttgcatattttccaCAAGGAGGATTGCGTGCCCCCTACCTTAAAGAGTTTTTTATCAACGATTGTAAGAGTCTTCGTTCACTGCCGGAAAAGATGCACATACTTCTTCCCTCTCTCGAGAAATTGTATATAGAAGATTGTCCAAAAGTTGAGTCATTTCCTGAAGGGGGCTTGCCTACCAATATGAATAAAATTTCCATCTTCGATTGTGATAAACTCTTTGCGAGCCGGTTGGGGTGGGGTTTGCAAACTCTCCCATGTGTTAGAAGATTCTCAATCGGTGACAAATCTGAAGATGCGGAGTCCTTTCCAGATGAGGGGTTGTTGCCTACCAATCTTACCTATCTTCTCATCAGgaattttccaaatttgaaatatttgaacACGAAAGGGCTTCAACAACTCACTGCTCTTGAAGATTTGGAGATCATGAACTGCCCTAATTTCAAGTGCATGTTAGAAGATGGGCTACCTGCCTCCCTTTCTACTCTAAGGATCCACGGTTGTCCTTTGTTGGAGAAAGAGTGGAAAAGGAAAGGAGGAGAAGAATGGGGCAAGATTGCTCACATCCCCAACAAATATATTTCTTTCCACACACGAATTGAATGAGCAAGGAGTCCAGCAAGAGTCTCCACTTTATTTTAGAGTCAGGTACTTTCCTTTTTTAGCTAGCTAATATTTATCAATATAATTTAtcatttgtattttattttttctaagccACTATCTCTGATGAAACAGAGTGCTTTGCCCTCTGGTTTAGTCTTCCTTTGTTTTCGTTTAataattctgatttgatttgaaGTCATTCAAAATGATAGAAGAATTAAAAGCCCAAAAGATTTCAAATCAGTTGGGTTCTAAGTGGTGTTTTGCCTTTTGGACAGGTCATTCGGAATGAAATACAAACTCTACTCATTGCAGATGGTCAATTgctacagatttttttttttcatcttcttctcaaCTGCTATCATTCTCTTCCAATAGGCTTTGTTGTTTGTACAGTATCAAACTGGGTTAAGGGTACGTAATTGGTTCTGCCATTTTGAGCTCACTAGCATGAGTTACTTAGACAAGGGTACTAAGAAATAGTTTAGGAATTGATGCCTGCAATAAGAACTTAGACCTATTCCCACCCACCTTTCATATTTTCCTGTAGTTGATTCTATTGCCTGTGAATCCATTATCCTAATACCACTTTCCATAACCATCTCTTTTATGCAGCTCCACTAAGATCTCTGAAATGCTGTATATACATTTTGTTGGGGTGTCCTTTTGCTTTGGTGGCAAACTCCTCTAGTGAAGGTGTTCCAGCTGGCGGTTCAGAGGTATATTCGTTGTTTGTTCTTTCATTCTTTTcgtttaataattttgttttaatttgaagTAATTTGTCTAATTTAATccatcaaaaaccaaaaacgaATTAGAAGCGCTGAAGGTTCCAAATCGGTTGGATTCTAAGCGATGCTTGCCTTTGGAGCAGGTCATCCAGAATGAAATACAAACTCCACTTGTATGCTCATAGATTCGGTTGCAGATGGTCAACGGCTCCTACTCACTTCTTCTCAACGGGTTCTCCCGCTTCATCTTTGCCGGACGGGGTTAAAAGGGTAACCGATGCTTTTTGACACAATACCCAATTCAGTTAGCATTCTACTTTCTACAATCTCAATTTTGATTCTGCCATTTTGTGCTTATTGTTCTAccattccttctttctttttctttattttacggTGCTTGCTTTTATTGCATGCAACTTATTTCTTGTTCTTGATTATTTGGTCCAGAAGTAGTTTTCCATTATGTGgcgtttatttttcattcagaTTCTCGCTTCATAAAGAATATGGTTAAAATTCCCAGTGGAATCTTTAGAGAAGCAGcaatttttctcttcatagagttatGTTTGGATCATTTagatattcttttaaaaaacaatatcaaGAGTCAATCCCATCATTACAATAGAGACATGGCATGCTAATGGTTTGACAATTAACCACTCAATTATAGGATCCAAGCCTCCTTGAATTCATTTTGATCCTCGCGATTACACATAGCCAGAAGTTTAATGATTAGCCTCTTTTGCCTTGTTTGGTTCATTATTGATTTTTTGCAATAGGCTACAGCCATGATCAGTCTATCAACATTGCTTAATTTCTCTAAACCTTAATAGACGAAACTATGAACAAACATATTAGTCATAGCACATAGACAAATTAAAGAACAAATCTGTAGTTTCTACGGAAGCTCGTCCAAGCACTCTAGGTTCGACCATCAAACCCAGCTCTACTAAAGCACCAAAACCACCCCCTTTGCCAAACCCTCCACCTGCTCCAAACTCTTCTCCAGTACCTGCACCACCATCGCCAAAGCCGCCTCCACCAAGGCCACTCCTATCATTTTTCTGTTGTCAATTCTATTGCCTGTGAAATTCAGCATTTTAACAGCTCTTTTTATAACCATCTCGTCTGTGCAGCTCCATTGAGAGCTACAAAATGGTGCAATCTCATGCATGGTGTCTTTTTGCTTTGATGGCAAGCTCCCCTGCTGCAAGTGTTTCAGTTGGCGGTTCAAAGGTATATTCATTGATCAGCATCTCTTTGTGCTCTTATGATCAAATTGTGTGATCATTTTCCCCTCTTTGTCCAGGTTTATGTGCACAACTGATTTATTGAAGACAATTTGCATAGTGCATACCTGcaaataaaatgggtttgaTGCTTTAGTTACTGCTCACGTTGGAGGTGCATCCTTATGGAAGAGCATATTGAACCAATAATTTAGGATGAGCCTTCATCTCACCTAAAGGTAGTTCAAATATTCAGATTTTACTCTAATGAACATTTGAATCTGTGTGAAGAAATCAGAGAAAAAGATGTTATCCTATCTTGTGAATTAATTGTTATCAAAATACAGGACTCTCTCATCATGCATATGGTTTATTAGCACTTTCAAGTTGTTTCTGCGGTGATGAAAAATGATCTTGAGCATTGCAAGTGCTAGGACCTTGAAATTCAGTCTTTCTCTTTTTCGTACCACCAAATGAAGAAAAACTACaaggcttttttcttttttcaatttggtgagattttaaaaaattattttcattaaatccggatgaaaacaattttgttgCTGAATTTTCCCCCCATTTCTTGATTTGGTTAAGGGTTATCAAGTGATTATTTCCTAAAGTGAGTTGTGAATTCAAATCCCCATAACAAAGCTTGCCTGTGGACATACACCATCCCTTCAAATTTAAGACTAGGGCCACAGGTGGTGCAGGGAGAAGtagattttgttgttgttaaCCTAGAGCCACCCCACCCTTTTCCTCAAAACAACTTTGCTGCTTAGTGTTGGATAGTTAGAACTTCGAAATATCCTCTATTAATCACCCATGTGCTGTAGGGGATACAGGTGAACTTTGCTGCTTTATGGTCTtcatttatgtttaaatttatgaattctATTTTAGCTTTGAAAATCTGAACATATAGTACTTTTACTTACTTGCTTTGGATGCACTGGCTGTGCTAAGGTCCTGACGCTCCGGTTAAACGGATGCCCCATTTGTAGGCAATTTGTATTTGGTGTTTGGTGCATGTTTGGTGTTTGGTGTGTAGAGCTTTTTAGTAGTTCTATCTATATTCATTCTATAACATGTTTATTTTGTGTTAGATATAAGATGACCTGTTTTTCCTCTTTATCTTCTAGCCAAAATTCCCTGCTCCTCCTATTACCATTTAACCTGTTGTGATGCCCTTATGCCAAACAACTAACTTCTCTTGCACTGAAAAATGCAGAGCTATCATATCTTAAAAATTTGGCTTCTGCATTAATTGGTTTTCACCCTATGTGCTACAATTATTATTCACTTTGTTGTTTTATGCTAATGTTGTTCCTGTTTGTACGACTTGTCtatcttttt harbors:
- the LOC133879396 gene encoding putative disease resistance protein At3g14460, which translates into the protein MAEIAIAAAGMFISPIVQVFFERMASGDFVDLFRGRKLDDGLLTRLKIKLLSVNAVLKDAEEKQFTRPDVKVWVDAVYDAVYDAEQVLDEISTKAQQHKLDAEFGNFGSKVRNSITRSTSGFVKKVEKQIENLLVILDFLVNEKENLGLREGVGGNPSERLPTTSLVDESRIFGRDDDKKAIINLLLSDGASDDETGVIAIVGMGGIGKTTLAQLVYNDDRLKGHFEHKAWVCVSDPFNVFVVMRTIIEAVTRSPCDIKDNLDQLQNDLKERLTGKKFLVVLDDVWEKNDAKWMVLRNALKFGAQGSKVIITTRNHEVARIMDGKVHPITDLSKEDCWSLFAKYAFPNGNFNAYPQLKEIGSQIVEKCRGLPLAITAIGGLLRSNLCVNEWDKILRSELWDSPIKHTDILPALILSYKYLPPPLRRCFAYCSIFPKGYAFKKDQLVSLWMAEGFLPQPQNITMEEVGDEYFLALVSRSLFRQSKSDGRDEYVRRDIVIDEHDKYVMHDLVSDLAKFISKEFTLCHKDDYSREILSKTRHFSSSQNFDIKKLETFHESMRLRTFIQLNYLNDFSIFSFRSGIKFLSPMIRCLRVLILSWDISELPDSIGKFKHLRYLRLLSLGIRRLPDSICKLCNLQILDVSHCRHLAALPRDMHKLINLRHLDITETWIIEMPINLGKLKCLQTLSTFFVGKHSGYGIEELGKLTNLRGSLSILKLQNVESPADAEGVNLRDMKFLEKLVLEWEVDTNASASHKIVLNSLQPYTNLESLTIKSYGGISFPDWVGDASFSNIASLRLENCKFCCNLPPLGQLPSLQYLLIVGLAGVVTIDCQFYGSGSPSMKPFGALKYLRFSDMLEWKEWSPFEAKNEGQAFPNLRDLYISNCPKLTSGLPAHLPYLAELSIDNCPQLVASIPRASSLCKLKFSNCNMVLLNESPTGIQELSIEICWKLELPMHLNYSSLDILTLDGCGFLKSFPLFPKLRLVEISNCEDLESLTIGEQHEQDLLLLQIKIYRCPNFAYFPQGGLRAPYLKEFFINDCKSLRSLPEKMHILLPSLEKLYIEDCPKVESFPEGGLPTNMNKISIFDCDKLFASRLGWGLQTLPCVRRFSIGDKSEDAESFPDEGLLPTNLTYLLIRNFPNLKYLNTKGLQQLTALEDLEIMNCPNFKCMLEDGLPASLSTLRIHGCPLLEKEWKRKGGEEWGKIAHIPNKYISFHTRIE